One region of Cottoperca gobio chromosome 19, fCotGob3.1, whole genome shotgun sequence genomic DNA includes:
- the sult1st6 gene encoding sulfotransferase 1C2, with protein sequence MSGEEKLSYSEAIQRASSSICRFPLIPVRGIPLMNHIANNWDSIWAFRPDPSDLLIATYPKAGTTWTQEIVDLLLHNGDAEACKRAPTPARSPFLEIFSPSPIPSGLDLMKDMDPPRIIKTHLPFQLVPPGFWENKCKTIYVARNAKDNMVSYYFFDCMNLTQPEPGPWEGYMPKFMHGELSWGSWYDHVKGYWKEREKKNILYLFYEDMKENPRREVERIMRYLDLSLSDEVISRIVDLSSFEKMKENPMANYSCIPGLVFDHSISSFMRKGEVGDWTNHFTPEQSKIFDEDYEKQMKEVDIPFRSLI encoded by the exons ATGTCGGGGGAAGAAAAGTTGTCCTACAGCGAAGCCATACAGAGGGCGAGCAGCTCCATCTGTCGCTTTCCTCTCATCCCAGTCAGAGGAATTCCTCTCATGAACCACATCGCAAACAACTGGGACTCCATCTGGGCTTTCCGTCCTGACCCCTCAGACCTCCTCATCGCCACATACCCCAAAGCAG GCACCACATGGACTCAAGAAATAGTCGACCTCCTTCTTCACAACGGAGATGCTGAAGCCTGCAAAAGAGCCCCGACACCGGCCCGCAGTCCTTTCCTGGAGATCTTCTCCCCCTCACCCATCCCCTCag GTCTTGATCTTATGAAGGACATGGATCCTCCAAGAATCATCAAGACACATCTTCCTTTTCAGTTGGTGCCTCCTGGATTTTGGGAAAACAAGTGCAAG ACTATCTACGTGGCACGAAATGCCAAAGACAACATGGTGAGCTACTACTTCTTTGATTGTATGAATCTGACCCAGCCTGAGCCAGGACCCTGGGAGGGCTACATGCCCAAGTTCATGCACGGAGAAT TGTCGTGGGGCTCCTGGTATGACCACGTGAAAGGAtactggaaggagagagagaagaagaatatcCTGTACCTCTTCTATGAGGACATGAAAGAG AATCCTCGGCGTGAAGTGGAGCGCATCATGAGGTACCTGgacttgtctctctctgacgAGGTCATCAGCCGGATTGTGGACCTCTCGTCTTTCGAGAAAATGAAGGAGAACCCGATGGCCAACTACTCCTGCATCCCAGGGCTTGTTTTCGATCACTCCATCTCCTCCTTCATGAGAAAAG GTGAAGTAGGTGATTGGACAAACCATTTCACACCCGAGCAGTCAAAGATCTTTGATGAGGATTATGAAAAGCAAATGAAAGAAGTCGACATACCATTCAGGAGCCTCATCTGA